TCCCATCAGGCATATGTGCAGAAACATCAGGTGCAGAGGTTTCTGAACACTCTCCTTGGATTCTGAGAGAGTTAAACAGGTGTGGAAACGTTGTATATTGATTTTAGTTTGTTTCTTGTAACTGCCTGGTTTGTTTTTCTCTCTGTGGAAATTATATAAATCAATTTCTAGGACACATTAAACTGCAGAAAAATTTACTCTAACTAAATATTTAGTTGTCCAAAATGATGCTTTTCCATTTGCATCCATACTCCATCAGAGTCTATTCTCATGCCCCGTTGGAGGGCTAACATAAAAAGAATTCTCCATCTGTTTTCAAGGTTCAAATTCTTTAACTGTcttagttttcttttaaatgcaACAGGTATCACCTTCTTTCCTCTGCCCATGAACTGAAGACATTCCTCTTTAATATCATAAATATTTCATTGTTTCCCTGTTTGCTttagtaaaatttaaatttttcttttgctctATGTGCCTCTAAAACAATTAATATCTAGTATACAGTATTTTAATGTTTCACTGTTTAGTAGCTCTGCCTATCATTTCTCATGTATACTTCTGTTAAAActagtataattattattaattgagGGAGTCTATCTCTACAACCCAAGGGGTTTTATAGAGCTTCCTCGCCTTtagcttattattatttaaagtaCTTTATGCCATGCTCTGCACTCAGGctaaataacaacaacaaacaacaagatTTGAGTGTTGAGTCCTGTCCCATTTGGACCAGGGAtggcaataataattaaatgTTTCTCTGTGAATTGGTATGTAGCATCTCTTTCTTCCATAGACAAATGTGTGTGGGCTGATGCATTAGCCCCGGTATTTGTAAAACGCAATCATTTTATATAAGAACAGGCCTACTTTATTGTATTAGTCTTATGGAGTATTGTACAGATGGAACTTCCATTGTACTCTCTAAGTTAAAAGGTTGGAAATTTTactaataaattataattatttataaaaatttggttttatcaaacgatttgataaaggttgaattaccaccgtgaaagatttagaaagctgacgattcgagcgttagcccttcgtcagagcgaatagaggaataagattattgtggggtgttgtagtTTAAaggagagtgtagaggagctttgccattggtggaaatatgatCACACGAATTAGTGGAAttagtgaataaattagtggaatgagaggcgttcatcaATATCTTGTGGAGAGGGTGTACcgagttgaaaaatgaatttttgttcgagactttGCGGCCGCAAAAGtctcaaacaaaaattcatttttcaaaagtctcgaacaaaaattcatttttcaactgggtacactctctccacacataatcaatgaacgcctctcatttcactaatttattcactaaTTCATGTGAcaatatttccaccaatggcaaagctcctctacactctcgtataaaccacaacaccccacaattcctccattcgctctgacgaagggctaatgctccaaccgtcagctttctaaatcttccatagtggtaattcaacctttatcaaatcgtttgataaaaccaaatttttgttttcatctctcccactgacgcagcaccacagtttctttagaaactagaattccATATAAGTATTTATCATCATTTTCTGACTTATATTGTGGATATAGGTACACGTCTGAGCTACCTATTCctggggcggatccaggatttgacGAAGAGGGGGTTCGGATGAATGCCCCCCGAAGGTGTTAGCCCCaaggggggtccgggggcatgctccccgggaaaatttttagttttagGGCCTCTGAAATGGGTCTCtgatttccagcgttttcaggGGCAATTTGAAGTGGTTTAATTGCTCTAagatatattattttattagctgatttggttcacttttttttaactGCTAGTTTGTTATACGTTTTTATGTTCGGTTTAGGGGGTTTGACCGAACCACCCCTAGATCCGCCCCTGCTATTCtacaagtttcttttttcttgctcTTTGGGACATGTTTTTTATGTGTTTGAACAGAAAAGACCAAGTCATCAGTGAAGCTGCATCACGATCTCCCGACAGTAGGGTGCATAACATTTCAAGTAGCAGAGATGATGTCCAAACTATTGTATCTGGAGTGGCCTTAGATAAGCATTTAGAGGAAAAGGAATTCAGCAACCAGAATGGCAAATCCAGTGATAAATTGACATCAAGAGATTTTCTGTGGAGGAGTGCAAAGCTGGAATCAGAAAGCAGAGAGCTTGACTCAGTGAAGAACTCTGCAAGTCACGTACCACTCTGGGATTTTTCAGTCACTCAGGCTGGTGATATTGCTACAGAAAGCATCGTTTCAGAACTGTTGGCAAAGGATCAAAACCAAAGTCCAGAAAATCAGGATTCAAAAAGGATACGATGTGAAAATGACACATGTAGGGAGCATATCAAGTGGAATACATGTATATCTGGAGGAACAATTGAAGATGTTTTGTCTAAAGAGGAAAGGTaatagattaaaaaaaaatcatttcttgcATGGTTAACCTTTGCTTAGAAAACAAGGGTAGAGTCAGGTTTGCTTTatcagataaaataataatgatgatgatgctgataataacaataataataataataataataataataataataatagtaataataataataatagctgttaatattatcattattattattattattactattgttattaatCTATTTTTAATATCAGTACTTATGTATCAATATGTCCTTGATACGATGGATATAATTGACCATCTTTGCTTGTCACAGCGTGAATCACTAGACTTTTAAATACAATATACCGTAAACTAAACTGTAGCAAGGGAAACACGTATGGGCTAGCTCAGATATCTAGCTGGTTATTTTGAACAGTAagcctgaaaaaaataataaaacaaaacaggaGAAATAAGCTGACAGTCATCTCTTTTGCTTGATTCGCATTGTCCGTTGATATCTAACACTTTTGAGGTAACAGTGAtaatatcaattattattattgattaattatttGCCAAAGGAGAGGTGAATATAGTTGTGGATATTTACCTAGTCATAAAGTTACAAAGTGGGTATCCAGCAAATTATGCCAgtatgaaatttgcataaattagtAAGGGGAAAATAATTCCTTGCAAAAATTGTTATCGCAGAGTTAACTAATCAGAGCACACACGTATGGTAAATTTAACTTATCATTGGAAATTTGTGGAACCTCAATActaaaaagtatttttttctgtcttttttttttaaatagaatGCACCAAGTGACCCAAAGAGATGGAGAAATTTTCATCACAAGAGAAAGATTTGATGCATCAAGATTTCCTGACCATGAAAAGGATGACACCTTGGATTGCAGCAAGGAAGCTGCAACTAGCATGTCTGTGCCCTTAGATAAGCATTTAATAAAAATTGATGATTGTAATCACTGCAATGCGGTTGAGGGTCCATTCAAGGAGAGTTGTGTGATACCAAGCATTTCGTTATCTCCAAATACAAGCCTAGAATCAGCAAGTGAGATAGAAATGAACTTAACATCTCAAAAACCTTTCCAGGACTGTCACTTTAGAGAAAGTAATGTGGTAAAACCTTTAAAAACCATTAGTCCAGAGAAGTCAGATTTGAAAAGGATACAGCGTGAAAATGACAGTTTACGGCAGAACATCAACTGGAACAGACCTGAAGGAAGCACTGAAGGTGCTCTTTCCAAAGAAGAAAGGTAATCAGTCTTTGCTTGGTCAAACTTTCAAGATTTTCTGTTTCTACTTTGTTTCGTCTTTTCAGTGGCTGAGTCATGAGTTAAAAGCTGGTTACCCTTAAAGGGCGAAAATTGAGGTGAACAGAAAATTCACTGCAGCCTAACTTgcatgtttaaaaatgttattgaaATCCTAAGGAAAACACTTTAGTAATGCCTTTTATGCACACTTGTAGGGAAAAATATGTCACCCAAAACAGTCATAAAGATtgcaatcaaatcaaatttttccttcttaatgTGACAGAGGCAATTCCTTGGTAActaaaaaagcttttaaagGAAATTGCTCATCACGGAAAAAGTTTTGTTGGCAATAAAAAGAAAGTAAGAGAAAAATCTCCTGGCATAGAAGAAAGTCAAAAGAAATCCAGTAACGCATTTTACATAATGCATTGGCATGATTTTGCTTACGTTTTGGGAGGTGTTCTAAAACATTGCTGATGTTTGTATTatcctgtttttctttgtaataATATTGCCAGGGATTCGCTCAAAGCCCAGATTCATACTAAAGAAGTGCAGTTacagaaagaaaaggaaatcacTTTGGCCAGGTGAGAGAGAGGTCAGGTAAACCATAGATAGGATTCATTGACTCTAGAGTTTTCTGCAAGAGTTCTATTCTTTTAGCAACTAATTCAGCGAAAAAGTGCTggcttttcttttgtctgtaTGTGGCATGAATGATTAATGACATTGATCAAATTGTCCTGAAAGAGATACACTGGACTGCTAGTGTTTCATTTCGTATTGATTCCTACCAttttttatatacatatattttttttttttagaaaagcTGAGCAAGAAATTTTGTACGAAAGAGAAAAACTGGAGGCAGCGTTTGATCCACAACTACAGAAGGAGGTTTGTAGAAAAAAATGCTTTGCATAACAGGACTATGTGGTACAGTATTTACGTTCTGACTCACTGAAGGAtagataatctttatttatccacGGACAGTTTATCAGCTAAAAAGTCTAAATGACAGTTCAAATATACGATCATTATGAACGATTTgcaatataaaaaatttttgaGGACTCTTTTGAAAATCACTTATCAGTGAAATTGATATCGtcaataagtaatagtaattggacagagtggagtacaattcagggagtaaccgggcgagtaatttcaaatcggccgagcgcgaggCGCGAGGCCGATTTCAAATTAcgagcccgattactccctgaattgtacgacacgaagtccaattactaattaatcgtaactataacaggtttatatattcaacgtCTAAGCTAGacgctgaaaaagaacccattcaaatgcaactagcgcgagcttgatgacgcgtattgtccaattactcaggcatgacgtgtgcaactgtacaattacggctcaaatcagggctggtgatgaccaatcagattcgagaattttgatatagttatgattaagattattattaattaattaattcaaatgATAGAAAGGTACGTTCCACGAATGACGTACTTACAGTGCTTGCTTGAGAAGGCGTTTGGATTTCCGTTTCAATCAATCGATGTATTGAAGGATTTATTGGGTTACGGATTGATTAATTGACAGCCTGATGGACTGATAGATTATTGATTGATTCTTGTAGCTTGAACGCgaaaagaagctaagagaaATCAAGACCAAAGTCTGCTTGGCCAAACTGTCAAATGAGCTTTTGAAACTCTATTTGAAGCTTAATGGAACAAAGGAGAGCTGAAAAGAAAGTGGGACGTTCCTCAACCAAGGGTTCGATGGAAACTTTGGAGAGGAAAATGATACGTTCATTGGATACCTTTATGTAGCGTCGGTCAAAGATCTTGTTGGTATAAACACACTAAATTGATAGTTTGACCGCGGAGACTTGTGGTGTAGCATCAATGACATGCGCCTGAAAAAGTAGTCATAGTAACCATCATGAAGAATGCAACCACACTGAACAATGATATGATGTGGCGACAACATCAATGACGCACTCGCCTAATAGCTCGTGTGCCTTTGCCACGTTTTCGTTCTCACCACATTTTGGCGTCTTCTGTGATCAATTACTGAACAGACTCAGGCGATATGAAATTTATTCGTTAAACTGTCGAGAGTTTGCATTTTACATTTTTCCTGAAGTAAACTTGAATGGATTTTTGCCAgagtaacattaattttattgaattcaaTGACTATAccgaaactaaaaaaaaaacagaagaaaacctCAATTAATACATTTCATATCCACAATCATCCGATCCTCCAAAAAACTTTCGTAATCTGACCTGGTTTTCACTCGAGGATATATGTCCTCGAGTTTTCGCGAAAATCTTTATGCAGATTGTCACTCCTGGGTACTAGAAGTTCGATCTAGTTAGCCAATAAGGGTGGAACACACTGACAAGTACATAAAGTAAACTTCCGATATCCAggagtaacgacagtggcactttgattacGACGAATCGACGTCAATTTTCTTTCCACTTGGGAATAAGCATCTGAACTTCGGCGCTCGCCTGTTCATTCGTCATTTTGTCCAGAATTTGTTAGCTTTTATTGTTTGATCACTTGCTCACACAGCTAAGGGTTGAGGCAAAGGTCCAGTAAACTCGGGCGTGAATCTGGGAAGAAAGTCCGTTTgctgaaacacgaaaatttcgTAGGAGCCATGCTTTTTAAAGAGGTCAGCCATGTTAACTGGGGCAATTTGACCCTCGtccaattttcttgtttcatttccCAACCCCCAACCCCACAATTCGGCACGGTCGCAGCACAGCTTTTTAAAGACTAAACCCTTCATTCGCCTTTGGAAAAGACGAGCAGTTCCCAAAACTCAAGCTTCGAGGGGAGTCCAGGAAATTTTTGCGATTCTAACTTCTTCTAACGTCCCTGAATCAGTGTAATTGCAAATCATGACTTCGATTATGTCCGCTTTTATGGCTGGTTTTAACGCACTTGTTGTTTTCTCCGCGATCTTAAGAAACGGGCGGTATGATGGTAGCTTTTTAAGCTCAGAATTGGGACCAGgaatggcaggatttgttgtgGGCTGGTGCGCCCTtgtaaatgaaaatcacatgttCATTTGGGTTGAGTCTTGCCTGGGTCAGAAAATCACTAAATCTGTGTCCAGTCATTCCTCCGAGAAATGCAGAGTGAAAAACGAGTCCATTGGTGGGTGAAATTTCCAGTGTTTAGCAACACTTTTCCCTCGCTGACCACATACTTGTCAATATGCCCTCTCTCCAATACTTGCTGGTCCGTGGGTTCCCGTCCAAATACTGTATCCATACTCGTCTACAAATGCACTATAATTCACTACAACATGCCGCATGAACCAGTTGGCTTAGTCCACTCTTTTTCAGGAAATCAGCGCGGTTTGGTTCAGCTGGGTTGGCCTTGCCAATTTTACACGACGCAACATACCTTCAAGTGTTCTGGTTATAGCTACTGTGCGGTTATGGATTGCCAGTTTTCCTTGGAAGACGCTGTCTCAGTTCTTGATTTATCTGTGCTAGTGTTAGGaggaaattttcatttaaaatgtcATTCACGCAATTCTTCATTTCAGCATCCACTCGAAAAAGATTGTgctgataaaacaaaatttaaataattttgCTCATACTCTAatatttttgttcagtattttAAAATACATGCAACTACGATAAGTGACGGTgataaatatttatttcttccttttgtttattgctattagccctctttgcttcattttcaattcaaaattcttttgtgttttctacatgctgacgaggcatcaagggctaatcaacatgcagacaaaagaataatttattggccgccattttggaataagggtATATATCTATTTTTCGTAAAtaaacagcaaaaggtgtaatgcGCAACACCATCGCAGGAAGTTTGGTTTTATTTCTCTagtgacgtcacaaagatgattcacaaaacttgaaaaagtatAGGCTGTATTCATAAATGACGGccaagaaatttttcttttgtcattttgCTAATCATCCTCGCTTTAGAGCAAACATTCTTTTGAATCACTACTTGCACAATTGCATGATGCAATACGGTTTTGGGGGGTTCTttgcataaaaacaatacaagttgTTTACTTTTGGGACTGTATCcccgtgggggggggggtactgccatacaGGGGcaatataggtatgtgccgctgtgaagggtatggttctcaagcagtttactctagcatggggcatataaatcagagcgtttgggtctagactaggctatcatttttcacgaaactgactagtccagttctggaccccctttcctgtcacgcaacgccggggagagagggtccaggatcatttgtaTGCGCATGCTCGTCGGTTAGTCAGTTTTCTAGCTAACGGCTACTGCACATGTGTACACCTAGCTTGGCAATATGGCGGAAGCTTCGAAGGTATCGGGTGAAAAGTACAGGTTGTAAATTTTTTACGAGGTTAGTTTTCCCTGCGGGATTGGAAATAATTGCTCTTGCATTTATCTGAGTGGCAGTTCCACAGACTTTACAATTCTCTAAGCTCGGATTGACATGTTTCTTCGACGTCGTAACTTCGTTCGCGGACATTTTTCCCTGCAGCGTGCTGGAATAattttcgcgccagtttttggaTTTCGCGGTGAGACAAACATGTTGACGTAATGTGCGCTACGATTGGTTTAGcacgagcatgcgcagacaaatgatcctggaccctcCCTCCCCgacgttgcgtgacaggagagcgagtccagaactggactagaaactgaccagttggttgaagattttatctagactaagaaaaccaggaatttactctagtatagcaaaatccagctaaacctagctctggtataggctaagggttccagagtcctggcggcacatccccacccagaaattcctaaagtactcccccgggactgtatcatgcttcagtgaattAGATATCCTTCGTTTAAATGCAAGTAAGCACCCAAAAAATATTGTGCAAGTAGTGGATTGTGTtcatgctaacga
This genomic stretch from Acropora muricata isolate sample 2 chromosome 5, ASM3666990v1, whole genome shotgun sequence harbors:
- the LOC136916736 gene encoding uncharacterized protein isoform X1; this encodes MCKLGMPTGDEQGNRMSSDRGKQELQQALLDLLREDPDILNNVVRQTACNKDEKKQESPSASGNSYQWQTSDSDDEIDRAWPAATNSMTPRELHRWRRSLFSVYVGNLPCNMTKKELVKLFSEVGNVQDAHLQAGKSRGFTFGFVRFLTFDECHDAIATLHKRVLGNKVITVEYAAETKDKLEGKKEKDRLLKDDYPRVEPYHRMSDAEAQEKMMLWKLRSSVSRQMHSARGTDKAIVTMEQESNEEIMMNKIQEIVKKVSCLPSGICAETSGAEVSEHSPWILRELNRKDQVISEAASRSPDSRVHNISSSRDDVQTIVSGVALDKHLEEKEFSNQNGKSSDKLTSRDFLWRSAKLESESRELDSVKNSASHVPLWDFSVTQAGDIATESIVSELLAKDQNQSPENQDSKRIRCENDTCREHIKWNTCISGGTIEDVLSKEERMHQVTQRDGEIFITRERFDASRFPDHEKDDTLDCSKEAATSMSVPLDKHLIKIDDCNHCNAVEGPFKESCVIPSISLSPNTSLESASEIEMNLTSQKPFQDCHFRESNVVKPLKTISPEKSDLKRIQRENDSLRQNINWNRPEGSTEGALSKEERDSLKAQIHTKEVQLQKEKEITLARKAEQEILYEREKLEAAFDPQLQKELEREKKLREIKTKVCLAKLSNELLKLYLKLNGTKES
- the LOC136916736 gene encoding uncharacterized protein isoform X2, which gives rise to MAEKRSGFIVSLGSTAMVVSAGISRRFVRFLTFDECHDAIATLHKRVLGNKVITVEYAAETKDKLEGKKEKDRLLKDDYPRVEPYHRMSDAEAQEKMMLWKLRSSVSRQMHSARGTDKAIVTMEQESNEEIMMNKIQEIVKKVSCLPSGICAETSGAEVSEHSPWILRELNRKDQVISEAASRSPDSRVHNISSSRDDVQTIVSGVALDKHLEEKEFSNQNGKSSDKLTSRDFLWRSAKLESESRELDSVKNSASHVPLWDFSVTQAGDIATESIVSELLAKDQNQSPENQDSKRIRCENDTCREHIKWNTCISGGTIEDVLSKEERMHQVTQRDGEIFITRERFDASRFPDHEKDDTLDCSKEAATSMSVPLDKHLIKIDDCNHCNAVEGPFKESCVIPSISLSPNTSLESASEIEMNLTSQKPFQDCHFRESNVVKPLKTISPEKSDLKRIQRENDSLRQNINWNRPEGSTEGALSKEERDSLKAQIHTKEVQLQKEKEITLARKAEQEILYEREKLEAAFDPQLQKELEREKKLREIKTKVCLAKLSNELLKLYLKLNGTKES